A genomic segment from Nocardiopsis sp. Huas11 encodes:
- a CDS encoding AraC family transcriptional regulator translates to MQRATIAAGLVAGLLAYAERHGADADALATAAGLSRERLRDPDARVPLPRYLELVRLARLALDDDALPLHYGAETAMADVSIVGLVMEAAPDMATALRQLQRYGRLALEIDAGENGPTFEPERSGSRLLLVEHRPVGPGPELSEEAVARLVCGPRRFLDRTHVLRVSLTRETPERAAEYERVLGCPVRFGARRTEIELHPDVGSWPVARHPRYVFGVLREKGDALLARRPPPESFRERVEDLVRAVVHEGDVGADAVAARLHCSRSTLFRRLRAEGTGFRQVVDGVRRDLATAYLRAGRTSVGEVAYLVGFADAASFSRTFRRWTGQPPGRFRRAASGAASTAPPLASGSARASATGAVPPAEL, encoded by the coding sequence GTGCAGCGGGCAACGATCGCGGCCGGTCTCGTCGCCGGGCTCCTCGCCTACGCCGAGCGGCATGGTGCCGACGCGGACGCGCTCGCCACGGCCGCGGGCCTGTCCCGTGAGCGGCTGCGCGACCCGGACGCGCGCGTCCCGTTGCCGCGCTATCTGGAGCTCGTGCGCCTCGCGCGCCTCGCCCTCGACGACGACGCCCTGCCGCTCCACTATGGGGCCGAGACGGCCATGGCCGACGTGTCGATCGTGGGCCTGGTCATGGAGGCGGCCCCCGACATGGCCACCGCCCTGCGGCAGCTGCAGCGGTACGGACGCCTGGCACTGGAGATCGACGCGGGTGAGAACGGCCCGACGTTCGAGCCCGAACGATCCGGGAGCCGGCTCTTGCTGGTCGAACACCGGCCGGTGGGCCCCGGGCCCGAGCTGTCCGAGGAAGCGGTCGCGCGTCTGGTCTGCGGTCCGCGACGGTTCCTGGACCGCACGCACGTGCTGCGCGTGAGTCTCACCCGTGAGACGCCGGAGCGCGCGGCCGAGTACGAGCGCGTGCTGGGCTGCCCGGTCCGGTTCGGTGCCCGGCGGACCGAGATCGAACTCCACCCCGACGTGGGTTCCTGGCCGGTGGCACGGCACCCCCGCTACGTCTTCGGCGTCCTGCGGGAGAAGGGGGACGCACTGCTGGCCCGGCGCCCGCCCCCGGAGAGCTTCCGGGAACGGGTCGAGGACCTCGTGCGCGCGGTGGTGCACGAGGGGGACGTCGGCGCGGACGCGGTGGCGGCCCGGTTGCACTGCAGCCGTTCGACGCTGTTCCGCCGACTGCGCGCGGAGGGCACCGGTTTTCGGCAGGTCGTCGACGGGGTGCGCCGCGACCTCGCGACCGCCTACCTGCGGGCGGGCCGGACGTCGGTGGGCGAGGTCGCCTATCTCGTGGGGTTCGCCGACGCCGCCTCCTTCTCACGGACGTTCCGGCGCTGGACGGGGCAGCCGCCCGGCCGGTTCCGCAGGGCCGCGTCGGGTGCGGCGTCGACGGCTCCCCCACTCGCGTCGGGGTCCGCCCGCGCCTCGGCGACCGGAGCAGTGCCACCGGCCGAGCTCTGA